One region of Triticum aestivum cultivar Chinese Spring chromosome 6B, IWGSC CS RefSeq v2.1, whole genome shotgun sequence genomic DNA includes:
- the LOC123135033 gene encoding flavonoid O-methyltransferase-like protein Os11g0303600, with amino-acid sequence MAGQAEKVFVPTDTELLQAQSDLWRHTLCYLTPMALRCAVDLGVPTAIHRLGGAASPSELVAALSLPTSKLPFLARLLRQLATAGVFSATDAGTYRLNPLSYLLVDGVRIDGDASQTALVRAAASRYYVEAAMGLADWFRKDFDGAVPSPFEDVHGAAIFEESMVLLDPEMDQLLHDALAAHDHMGIGPVLRQCRELFDGLESLTDCGGGDGTTARSIVEAYPHITCTVLDLPKVMDKVLPAEEGAVKYVSGDLFHVVPPAQAVLLKLVLHFWSDEDCVKILAQCKKAVPPRDAGGKVIVIDIVLGSVSGPMLETQHLMDMVMLVVTRGRQRDEKDWSEIFVKAGFSGYKIVKKLGARAVIEVYP; translated from the exons ATGGCAGGCCAGGCAGAGAAGGTGTTTGTCCCCACCGACACGGAGCTGCTCCAGGCGCAGTCGGACCTGTGGCGCCACACCCTCTGCTACCTCACGCCTATGGCGCTCCGGTGCGCCGTCGACCTTGGCGTCCCCACTGCCATTCACCGCCTCGGCGGCGCCGCGTCCCCATCCGAACTCGTCGCCGCCCTATCCCTCCCCACGTCCAAGCTGCCCTTCCTCGCCCGCCTGCTGCGCCAACTCGCCACGGCGGGCGTCTTCAGTGCAACCGACGCCGGAACGTACCGCCTCAACCCGCTCTCGTACCTCCTGGTAGACGGCGTCCGCATCGACGGCGACGCTAGCCAGACGGCCCTCGTGCGCGCCGCGGCCTCGCGCTACTACGTGGAGGCGGCCATGGGGCTGGCGGACTGGTTCAGGAAGGACTTCGATGGAGCCGTTCCCTCGCCGTTCGAGGACGTGCATGGCGCGGCCATCTTCGAGGAGAGCATGGTGCTCCTGGACCCGGAGATGGATCAGCTGCTCCACGACGCCCTCGCTGCCCACGACCACATGGGGATCGGCCCCGTGCTCCGGCAGTGCCGTGAGCTGTTCGATGGGCTTGAGTCTCTCACTGACTGCGGCGGTGGCGATGGGACTACCGCGAGGTCCATCGTCGAGGCCTACCCTCACATCACGTGCACTGTGTTGGACCTTCCAAAGGTCATGGACAAAGTTCTTCCCGCTGAAGAAGGAGCAGTTAAGTATGTTTCCGGTGACCTGTTCCACGTTGTCCCACCTGCTCAAGCCGTGTTGCTCAAG CTTGTACTGCACTTCTGGAGCGACGAGGATTGCGTCAAGATCCTGGCACAATGCAAGAAGGCTGTTCCTCCCCGGGATGCAGGAGGAAAAGTCATCGTCATAGACATTGTGCTTGGATCTGTTTCAGGGCCAATGCTGGAAACCCAACACCTCATGGATATGGTCATGCTAGTGGTGACAAGAGGCCGACAGCGCGATGAGAAGGACTGGAGTGAGATCTTCGTCAAGGCGGGGTTCAGTGGCTATAAGATTGTGAAGAAGCTGGGAGCTCGAGCTGTCATTGAGGTCTATCCATAA